In Leptolyngbya sp. SIO1E4, one DNA window encodes the following:
- a CDS encoding carbohydrate ABC transporter substrate-binding protein, protein MRSFGQIAAGFAVLSIVACTGSSANNVVAESDDAPATLRIFWNQGFYPEEDLALQEIVDAWEAENNVSVELTLYSSDDILNQTTVALENGDPPDIVFAHRADYTLQPQWAWEGKLMDVSDVVAPYKDEYSPAALEAAYLYDRQADRRSYYGVPIEQQTIHIHYWRNLLQEAGLDEAQIPQDWQGFWAFWQQAQDTAQTQIAPDIYSLGLTLSTQGSDTYYFFEQVMDAYDVELFSPEGEFQGADPAVRAKLVEVLEWTAQFYQGKYVPEDAVTWLDSDNNVQFLNQVTLMTPNPTLSIPASQREDEALYIEQIATRAFPDEPDGEPMTYLVSIKQALIFSEAQNPEAAKAFLSYLLEPERLNTYVKGSLGRWFPVMDSALDDPFWQDPADPHVSVAVQQFTQSPTRPFYHAVNAAYSQVQAENVWGQAIGHVVIDGWSAEAAVDRAIYQIQQILSQWED, encoded by the coding sequence ATGCGTAGTTTTGGACAGATTGCGGCTGGTTTTGCGGTCTTATCCATCGTTGCCTGTACGGGGTCATCTGCTAACAACGTGGTGGCTGAGTCTGATGATGCCCCAGCAACCCTGCGCATCTTTTGGAACCAGGGGTTTTACCCAGAAGAAGATTTAGCGCTCCAGGAGATTGTGGATGCTTGGGAGGCCGAGAATAATGTCTCGGTTGAGCTGACCCTCTATAGTTCTGACGATATTCTTAACCAGACCACCGTTGCTTTAGAGAATGGCGACCCGCCTGACATTGTGTTTGCTCACCGAGCTGACTACACGCTACAGCCCCAGTGGGCATGGGAAGGCAAACTGATGGATGTGTCTGACGTGGTGGCGCCGTACAAAGACGAGTACAGCCCAGCGGCGTTGGAGGCCGCCTACCTCTATGATCGTCAGGCTGATCGGCGCAGCTACTATGGTGTGCCCATTGAGCAGCAAACGATTCATATTCATTACTGGCGCAATCTGCTGCAAGAGGCGGGGTTAGACGAGGCTCAAATCCCCCAAGATTGGCAAGGATTTTGGGCCTTTTGGCAGCAGGCCCAAGACACGGCACAAACGCAGATCGCCCCCGATATTTATAGTCTGGGGCTGACGTTATCAACCCAAGGCAGCGACACCTACTACTTTTTTGAGCAGGTGATGGATGCTTACGATGTGGAGCTGTTTTCCCCCGAGGGGGAGTTTCAGGGCGCTGACCCTGCGGTGCGAGCCAAGCTGGTGGAGGTGCTAGAGTGGACGGCTCAATTTTACCAAGGCAAGTATGTGCCTGAAGATGCGGTCACCTGGTTAGATTCGGACAACAATGTGCAGTTTCTCAACCAGGTGACGTTAATGACGCCGAACCCCACCCTCTCTATTCCAGCCTCGCAGCGGGAGGATGAGGCTCTTTATATCGAACAAATTGCCACCCGTGCATTTCCAGATGAGCCGGATGGTGAACCCATGACGTACCTGGTCTCGATTAAGCAGGCGTTGATTTTCTCGGAGGCCCAAAACCCGGAAGCGGCGAAGGCATTTTTAAGCTACCTGCTAGAGCCAGAACGGCTGAACACATATGTGAAAGGCTCCCTGGGGCGGTGGTTCCCGGTGATGGACTCAGCTCTGGATGATCCCTTTTGGCAAGACCCTGCCGACCCCCATGTATCGGTGGCTGTGCAGCAGTTTACCCAGAGCCCAACGCGCCCCTTCTACCATGCAGTGAATGCCGCTTACTCTCAGGTGCAGGCAGAAAATGTGTGGGGGCAGGCCATTGGCCATGTGGTGATCGATGGCTGGTCGGCAGAGGCTGCGGTCGATCGCGCGATCTACCAGATCCAGCAAATCCTGTCACAATGGGAGGACTAA
- a CDS encoding GNAT family N-acetyltransferase produces MLYQALYVPPGTDPLPPDIVYHPDLAKYASAWGKAGDMGAIAVSPETQDAIGAAWLRLFQQSNPGYGYINDETPELTITVLPPYRHQGTGTALLNHLFEQATGRYAAVSLSVSVNNPALRLYRRFGFEAVAQAENSLTMQKLLTP; encoded by the coding sequence ATGCTGTATCAGGCTCTGTATGTTCCGCCAGGAACTGACCCCCTGCCCCCAGACATCGTCTATCACCCAGACTTGGCAAAATATGCCAGTGCCTGGGGCAAAGCCGGTGATATGGGGGCGATCGCAGTCTCACCAGAGACCCAAGACGCCATTGGGGCGGCCTGGCTGCGCTTGTTTCAGCAGAGCAACCCAGGGTATGGCTATATCAACGATGAAACACCAGAACTCACGATCACCGTTCTGCCCCCCTATCGCCACCAGGGAACAGGCACAGCACTGTTGAATCACCTCTTCGAGCAGGCCACCGGTCGTTACGCGGCAGTCTCGCTCAGCGTGTCGGTAAATAACCCAGCCCTACGGCTGTATCGTCGCTTTGGCTTTGAAGCTGTTGCGCAAGCCGAGAATAGTTTGACCATGCAGAAACTCCTGACGCCTTGA
- a CDS encoding DUF3685 domain-containing protein codes for MAVSPLNLLLVDEDPVFRLGLRIWLDQRPEFQVVGEAATAEATLQQLADLQTTAATAATDAAATTPSPSVDAVIIDLGLGQGDPDQMPGLQLCSEIKRQFPQVLVLVLSAQGEPVLEAVARQMGADGFGQRGLPIKDLARLIQQVAAGPEMRLETPAIDVALPPPPQTLVAALRQSSLGQIEEAMAEIEEAAAQRLPYWYRLVLAGKYRELRAARWLVQQILPLPPPAAPAPAPAVGPEPQSVVQRSPARGGQIVNTVSPLPVVVGDVRTRVCEAVFQKLQFSLENHSEIPLEVDILRSDKARELLYIILRAFESLLDDLQQAQVLPGQLESQTPVFLHDLWETVTIDFFGRYYTPPVDGLEQPLVTTLQQDADIVQTAILNDIPEVPALLAHLLFQEALEVDGASYMATTPEALRRGQFLLENLLIQVACAVMQPLLNRFADVESLKRSLYQRRIISTRDITRFRNDLSWRYRWDTLVSEPKAIFESQHRLFALTPQGIQMHRIYASRREELQQLSGLPYVMTLALEARDAIAPRFRTTLAFVGSGVVFVLTEVIGRGIGLVGRGIVKGIGSAWQDNRFRQRQRDEL; via the coding sequence ATGGCGGTGTCTCCCCTCAATTTGTTACTGGTGGATGAAGATCCGGTTTTTCGGCTGGGGTTACGGATTTGGTTAGATCAGCGTCCTGAATTTCAGGTAGTGGGGGAGGCGGCAACGGCGGAGGCGACGCTCCAGCAACTCGCTGATTTACAAACGACGGCGGCCACAGCAGCGACCGATGCCGCCGCCACCACCCCGTCACCATCCGTAGACGCGGTGATTATCGATTTGGGGCTGGGCCAAGGGGACCCCGATCAAATGCCGGGGCTGCAGCTCTGCAGTGAAATTAAGCGCCAGTTTCCTCAGGTGCTGGTGTTGGTACTGAGTGCCCAAGGAGAGCCGGTGCTCGAAGCTGTGGCCCGGCAGATGGGGGCTGATGGGTTTGGACAGCGAGGGTTGCCCATTAAAGACCTGGCTCGCCTGATTCAGCAGGTTGCCGCTGGCCCAGAGATGCGGCTGGAGACCCCAGCTATAGATGTGGCTTTGCCGCCGCCGCCCCAGACTCTGGTAGCTGCTTTGCGGCAGTCATCGCTGGGGCAGATTGAGGAAGCCATGGCTGAGATTGAGGAAGCGGCTGCCCAACGGCTGCCCTACTGGTATCGTCTGGTTCTGGCAGGCAAATATCGAGAACTCCGCGCCGCTCGCTGGCTGGTGCAGCAGATATTGCCCCTGCCTCCGCCTGCTGCCCCTGCCCCCGCGCCTGCTGTGGGCCCAGAGCCTCAGTCTGTTGTCCAGCGTTCGCCAGCGAGGGGGGGCCAGATCGTCAACACAGTTTCCCCGTTGCCTGTTGTTGTGGGAGATGTGCGAACTCGGGTCTGCGAAGCCGTATTTCAGAAGCTGCAGTTTTCCCTGGAAAATCATAGTGAAATTCCCTTAGAAGTGGATATTCTGCGCTCCGATAAAGCGCGTGAACTGCTGTACATCATTCTGCGAGCCTTTGAATCACTCTTAGATGATTTGCAGCAGGCCCAAGTTTTACCTGGGCAATTAGAAAGTCAGACCCCCGTTTTTCTACACGACCTTTGGGAAACGGTGACGATTGACTTTTTTGGACGTTATTACACCCCCCCGGTTGATGGTTTAGAACAACCCCTGGTGACAACCTTGCAGCAGGATGCAGACATTGTGCAGACGGCGATTCTCAATGACATTCCTGAGGTGCCGGCGTTATTGGCGCATCTGCTGTTTCAAGAAGCGTTAGAAGTCGATGGGGCATCTTATATGGCGACCACCCCGGAGGCGCTTCGTCGGGGGCAGTTTCTGCTGGAGAATTTGCTCATTCAAGTGGCGTGTGCCGTCATGCAACCGTTGCTGAATCGGTTTGCTGATGTGGAATCCCTGAAACGCAGTCTCTATCAACGGCGGATTATTTCGACACGGGACATCACCCGGTTTCGGAATGATCTATCGTGGCGCTATCGGTGGGACACGCTGGTGAGTGAGCCTAAGGCCATTTTTGAAAGCCAGCATCGCCTCTTTGCGCTCACCCCTCAAGGCATCCAAATGCACCGAATTTATGCGTCTCGGCGCGAAGAACTGCAGCAGTTATCTGGGCTGCCCTATGTGATGACGTTGGCCTTAGAAGCGCGAGATGCGATCGCACCACGCTTTCGCACCACGCTTGCCTTTGTGGGGAGTGGCGTGGTGTTTGTGTTGACAGAAGTCATTGGTCGCGGCATTGGGCTGGTGGGTCGGGGCATTGTTAAGGGCATCGGTAGCGCCTGGCAAGACAACCGCTTTCGCCAACGTCAGCGAGATGAACTGTAA
- a CDS encoding pentapeptide repeat-containing protein, producing MEFTQNPWMWDLEVHEAAMAERGKYHGQRLKARDVLRYYAAGERDFRGAILRGCDFRDADLSGADFTRADIRSAWFVNATLRGARFCHAKAGLQRRWWWVQLALVVAIATLSGFLQGFVGYLIAVLLFDFTSTEEIAAGIAGLGIIAIVFWEIARQGFTLKTLGNVAVAVAVAVAGAVAFAGAFAGAGAVTSAVAGTGAGAGAGAFAGAFAGAGAVAGAFAVAFAGAGAGAGAVAFAGAGLLLSIYINRRIRQNDPKFENLRVIGLALTALGGTAFSGADLTAATFAHAHLKSTNFADSRQQPTTLNQVRWHNAEKLNLARLGTSNLQDPRVRTLLTTLNGIDQDLSNTDLRGVNLADAQLHRINLKGTNLNGATLQGVGLQGANLTAAQCIGTDCTAAHLTGACLEAWNIDETTILQDIDCQYVFLKETPNALGGRERLPHNPDKCFEPGDFEKYFQEVLDEVKILIRGGVDPQAFKTAFQALMQQHQITPNNVRGLQRKGADVLMTVAAPPDQPKPEIARTFDTAYEKALPATTAQALLEAERRNKQEFVEFANKSIDRISHVLSNLTINTTAMTHSHNPSITTGDGSVYAGHDVTLTGSTLNLGKISGQVSHQINQLPDAVSSSDQPSLKDLLTQLKAAIDQDTELSDDEKAEALGEVAKLTKAGSNPQVGAMQRIAKRATATLKSITEPLNEASKLASTCQSLLPMIMSLFG from the coding sequence ATGGAGTTTACTCAAAATCCTTGGATGTGGGATCTTGAGGTCCATGAGGCGGCGATGGCAGAGCGGGGCAAGTACCACGGGCAGCGACTCAAGGCACGCGACGTGCTGCGATATTACGCGGCGGGAGAGCGGGACTTTCGCGGTGCAATTTTGCGGGGCTGCGATTTTCGCGACGCGGACTTGTCAGGGGCAGACTTTACCAGGGCGGATATTCGCAGTGCCTGGTTTGTGAATGCAACCCTGCGCGGGGCAAGATTTTGCCATGCTAAAGCCGGGTTGCAGCGGCGCTGGTGGTGGGTTCAATTAGCCCTCGTGGTTGCCATTGCGACCCTCTCAGGATTCCTACAAGGATTTGTGGGGTATTTGATTGCTGTCCTGCTTTTTGATTTCACGAGCACTGAAGAAATAGCTGCTGGCATTGCCGGATTAGGGATCATCGCCATCGTCTTTTGGGAGATCGCTCGTCAAGGCTTCACGCTTAAAACCCTGGGGAACGTCGCTGTCGCTGTCGCTGTCGCTGTCGCTGGCGCTGTCGCTTTCGCTGGCGCTTTCGCTGGCGCTGGCGCTGTCACTAGCGCTGTCGCTGGCACTGGCGCTGGCGCTGGCGCTGGCGCTTTCGCTGGCGCTTTCGCTGGCGCTGGCGCTGTCGCTGGCGCTTTCGCTGTCGCTTTCGCTGGCGCTGGCGCTGGCGCTGGCGCTGTCGCTTTCGCTGGCGCTGGCTTGTTATTGTCCATTTATATTAATCGCCGTATTCGTCAAAACGACCCCAAATTCGAGAACCTTCGCGTCATTGGCCTGGCTTTGACTGCTTTGGGTGGGACCGCTTTCAGCGGTGCAGATCTCACCGCTGCCACCTTCGCCCACGCCCACCTCAAAAGCACCAACTTTGCCGACTCCCGCCAGCAACCCACAACTCTCAATCAAGTCCGCTGGCATAATGCCGAAAAGCTCAATCTTGCCCGTCTCGGCACCAGCAATCTGCAAGATCCCCGTGTCCGAACCCTCCTCACTACCCTCAACGGCATTGACCAAGACCTCTCCAACACCGATCTACGGGGTGTCAACCTGGCGGATGCCCAACTCCATCGCATCAACCTCAAGGGAACCAACCTCAACGGTGCAACGCTGCAAGGGGTTGGGCTACAAGGGGCCAACCTCACAGCAGCTCAATGTATTGGCACCGACTGCACCGCAGCTCACCTTACTGGAGCCTGTCTCGAAGCCTGGAACATTGATGAAACCACTATTTTGCAAGACATCGACTGCCAATATGTGTTCTTAAAAGAAACTCCAAATGCCCTGGGCGGGCGGGAGCGGTTGCCCCACAATCCAGACAAATGCTTTGAACCCGGCGACTTTGAAAAATACTTCCAGGAAGTGCTGGATGAGGTCAAAATTTTGATTCGGGGTGGAGTGGATCCGCAGGCATTTAAAACCGCCTTCCAAGCCCTGATGCAGCAGCATCAAATCACGCCAAACAATGTGCGAGGACTACAGCGGAAAGGAGCTGATGTGCTGATGACCGTGGCAGCGCCGCCCGACCAACCCAAACCTGAAATTGCCCGCACTTTTGACACCGCCTACGAAAAAGCCCTGCCTGCCACCACTGCCCAAGCCCTTTTGGAAGCGGAGCGACGCAACAAGCAAGAATTTGTGGAGTTTGCTAACAAAAGCATCGATCGCATCAGCCACGTGCTCTCGAACCTCACCATCAACACCACAGCCATGACCCACAGCCATAACCCCAGCATTACCACGGGTGACGGCAGCGTTTATGCCGGTCACGATGTCACCCTCACCGGCAGCACCCTCAACTTGGGCAAAATCAGCGGTCAGGTCAGCCATCAAATCAATCAGTTACCGGATGCGGTTTCCAGTTCCGACCAGCCCAGCCTTAAGGATCTGCTGACCCAACTCAAAGCAGCGATTGACCAAGATACTGAACTCAGCGATGACGAAAAAGCCGAAGCCCTCGGTGAAGTAGCCAAACTCACTAAGGCCGGAAGCAATCCCCAGGTAGGGGCAATGCAGCGGATAGCAAAGCGGGCAACGGCTACCCTCAAGTCCATTACAGAGCCGCTGAATGAAGCATCAAAGCTGGCAAGCACCTGCCAATCGTTGTTGCCGATGATTATGAGTTTATTTGGGTAA
- a CDS encoding MarR family transcriptional regulator, translated as MDLSQRVEAIRRFNRFYTRKIGLLNNTLLKSPFSLTEARVIYELAHRETATASDLCGELGLDAGYMSRIVRSFQHQTLLDKQPSERDGRQSILRLTPQGRAVFATLNAASTQEIEAMLTRLSEDEQQCLIEAIATVEQLLGQGDRTAAYILRAPRPGDMGWVIQRHGVLYAQEYGWDAQFEALVAEIAVTFIQQYDPKWERCWIAERKGENVGSAFLVKQSEAVAKLRLLLVEPSARGLGLGTCLVQECVNFARQVGYGKVLLWTGKMLHAARHIYEKTGFRLIEEEPQHSFGHDWISETWELDL; from the coding sequence ATGGATCTGTCACAACGCGTCGAAGCCATTCGCCGTTTCAATCGCTTCTACACTCGGAAGATTGGCTTACTCAACAACACCTTACTCAAGAGTCCTTTTTCGCTGACGGAGGCTCGGGTTATTTATGAACTCGCACACCGCGAAACCGCTACCGCCAGCGACCTCTGCGGTGAGCTGGGGTTAGATGCTGGCTACATGAGTCGGATTGTGCGCAGTTTCCAGCACCAGACCTTGCTAGACAAACAGCCCTCGGAGCGCGACGGTCGGCAAAGCATTTTGCGCCTCACTCCGCAGGGGAGAGCAGTCTTCGCAACCCTCAATGCCGCGTCTACCCAGGAAATTGAGGCTATGCTGACCAGGCTATCGGAGGACGAGCAGCAGTGCCTGATTGAGGCGATCGCGACGGTTGAGCAATTGTTGGGGCAGGGCGATCGCACGGCTGCTTACATCCTGCGGGCTCCTCGACCGGGGGATATGGGCTGGGTGATTCAACGGCACGGGGTGCTGTATGCGCAAGAGTATGGCTGGGATGCACAGTTCGAAGCGCTGGTGGCTGAAATAGCCGTCACGTTTATTCAGCAGTACGACCCCAAATGGGAGCGCTGCTGGATTGCGGAAAGGAAAGGCGAGAATGTGGGGTCAGCTTTTTTAGTGAAGCAGTCTGAGGCGGTTGCCAAGCTGCGGCTGTTGCTGGTGGAACCGAGTGCGCGGGGGCTGGGGTTGGGCACTTGCCTGGTGCAGGAGTGTGTGAACTTTGCGCGCCAGGTGGGCTATGGGAAGGTTTTGTTGTGGACGGGCAAAATGCTGCACGCGGCCCGCCATATTTATGAAAAAACCGGCTTTCGCCTGATTGAAGAGGAACCACAGCATAGTTTTGGCCATGACTGGATCTCAGAGACGTGGGAGCTGGACTTGTGA
- a CDS encoding peptidoglycan-binding protein: MAGYDSPANGYFGPETEQALRPLPAQFGLAETGQFDNATWYALTFWADPSHTNRTSAAQHFALQDLWQWRLLRPFHSPSHLQKQ; encoded by the coding sequence ATTGCCGGGTATGACAGCCCCGCTAACGGATACTTTGGCCCTGAAACCGAACAGGCCCTGCGACCGTTACCCGCACAGTTTGGTCTGGCAGAAACCGGCCAGTTTGACAACGCCACTTGGTACGCCCTAACCTTCTGGGCAGACCCGTCTCATACAAATCGCACTAGCGCTGCTCAGCACTTTGCTCTACAGGATCTTTGGCAGTGGCGTTTGCTACGTCCGTTCCATAGCCCCAGTCACCTCCAGAAACAATAG
- a CDS encoding pentapeptide repeat-containing protein has translation MRTIRGGAIAAALVYQTGLALLLPLKGSAENPEHLQRLLIAGECIRCDLQGVVLQGANLPGAILEEANLQAANLRGAVLTGSDLRAADLTGADLTESALTQADLSQAMLPGSQLTGARLANTTFLQANLQGADLSGATALEAVFQGADLTAANLTEISLIRVNLGRATLVAANLHQADLFATLLNNADLTDADLSGADLSNTRMIRATLDGADLSDADLTDAKIDGSTFEGAIFCRTTMPDRTQNNRDCPE, from the coding sequence ATGAGAACAATCAGGGGGGGCGCGATCGCCGCCGCGCTGGTATATCAGACAGGGCTGGCGCTATTGCTACCCTTAAAGGGATCTGCAGAAAACCCAGAGCATTTGCAGCGGCTCTTGATTGCAGGGGAATGTATTCGCTGTGACTTGCAAGGGGTCGTGCTACAAGGCGCGAACTTACCCGGGGCCATATTAGAGGAGGCCAACCTGCAAGCAGCCAACTTACGGGGGGCGGTGCTGACAGGCAGCGACTTGCGGGCAGCAGACTTGACCGGTGCTGATCTGACTGAGTCGGCCCTAACCCAGGCTGACCTGAGCCAAGCGATGCTCCCGGGCAGTCAGCTGACAGGGGCAAGACTGGCCAACACGACTTTTTTGCAAGCCAATTTACAAGGGGCCGATCTCAGCGGGGCGACCGCCCTAGAAGCCGTCTTTCAGGGGGCTGATTTGACGGCAGCCAACCTGACCGAAATTTCCCTGATTCGAGTCAACTTAGGGCGGGCCACCCTGGTCGCTGCCAACCTACACCAGGCAGATTTATTTGCCACACTCCTCAACAATGCCGACCTCACCGATGCCGATCTAAGCGGGGCCGATCTCTCCAATACCCGCATGATCCGAGCCACCCTCGATGGGGCTGATCTGAGCGACGCTGACCTCACCGATGCCAAAATTGACGGCTCAACGTTTGAGGGTGCGATCTTTTGTCGCACAACCATGCCCGATCGCACTCAAAACAATCGCGACTGTCCAGAGTAA